In a single window of the Papaver somniferum cultivar HN1 chromosome 8, ASM357369v1, whole genome shotgun sequence genome:
- the LOC113305192 gene encoding F-box/kelch-repeat protein At3g06240-like, protein MQVRMQALARYYASSSKRRYNAVQLDHPSPYEAVTYGFGYDSSVDDYKFVRIVYRENCNHSQLEVYTLGSGLWKTIEEIPYTFSETTDRPGLLLNGAFHWLCTAEKTSSSSEVIVSFDISNARLIDVSIPEETTKQEKLVGVLTDYLCLLSSTRSRIHVWVMMDYGVKDSWDKLFNFESYNLEWSPLWIQNSEIFMAAKNESFSYDPKKDILRYAFVFAPAKDNLRLEKQTTRVFVIM, encoded by the exons ATGCAGGTGCGTATGCAAGCTTTGGCACGAT ACTACGCTTCATCATCAAAACGACGTTATAATGCTGTTCAGCTGGatcatccatctccatatgaGGCAG TTACCTATGGATTTGGTTATGACAGCAGCGTGGATGATTACAAGTTTGTAAGAATTGTCTACCGTGAGAATTGTAATCATTCTCAACTAGAGGTCTATACATTAGGATCGGGTTTATGGAAAACTATTGAAGAAATTCCTTATACGTTCTCTGAGACAACAGATCGTCCTGGTTTGCTTTTGAATGGAGCTTTTCATTGGTTATGCACCGCCGAAAAGACCTCCTCCTCATCTGAAGTTATTGTTAGTTTTGACATTAGCAATGCGAGACTCATTGACGTGTCTATTCCTGAAGAAACTACGAAGCAGGAAAAACTTGTGGGAGTATTGACAGACTACCTTTGTTTACTGAGCAGCACCAGAAGTCGCATTCATGTGTGGGTTATGATGGATTATGGAGTGAAAGATTCGTGGGATAAGCTATTTAACTTTGAATCTTATAATTTAGAGTGGAGTCCGCTATGGATTCAAAATAGTGAAATTTTTATGGCAGCTAAGAACGAATCTTTTTCGTATGATCCGAAGAAAGACATACTTAGATATGCGTTTGTTTTTGCCCCCGCGAAGGATAATCTAAGATTGGAGAAACAGACAACGAGAGTTTTTGTTATTATGTGA